Part of the Lycium ferocissimum isolate CSIRO_LF1 chromosome 6, AGI_CSIRO_Lferr_CH_V1, whole genome shotgun sequence genome, tatatatatatatatatacataacataagcgaaatataacgtgaatgcataatgagcctttataaaacatgagatgtcataataatttaatgaaatacttgtttaaaataataataacattagttcacactaaaaaaaaaaaaaacgccaAATAAAGTCTACCGCTTCGGCCATTTCATCGGAAAAGCTGTGTCATGAATCAAATAAAAACGCCGCTTGACAAGGCTCTCCCACTATCGGACTTTAACCTATTCTGACTAGTAAAATAACGATCGCATTTGCCTAGAGTCCAAAGTAAGGAGGCCTTCACAGAGTTCAAAATCCCTCCaggtatgttttttttttttttttttccattctcAACCACTTCGTTTTATGACTGGCGCATCAATTATTTTCCCATGTagattttatgagttttaaaGCTtaccgaaagaaataacatatgttttgaaataacatgataaactCACAAGCACTTTACATGAACATGAGTTTTtgataatacatatataatgtgCAAATTGGTGAGGAAAAATATCATAAGTGGATTGAGAGCGATAACTTATGCCTTTTCGGTTTATATCCACTTTGCAGTCCCTCCTTAAGGTGTGGTTACTGATATTACATCATGTTGCACCCTGTTCTTTGAGaagtaataaaatatgaaaggatctcCATCAAATTATGAGAATCATCGGAACATGGGTGGATTAATCCTCATCCTACGATTTGGCAACGTAGTTTCGAGGCTATCTGAAAGCCCTGCCATtttaattaaagcaactcccaaaaaacatgaacatgtaaaatagtgGCACTTGTCTTATAGTATGTCATGAAACATATCTTGCTTGTACAAAAAGTgtgttttcatgaatcataacttgcttgtacatggacatcataaatTATAGCTTGTTTGcgtgaacttgtaaaacatgtatagtattttcttgaaaatagcataatatatcataaactagcatgctatgaacccatggaatacaagatatgggttttcatagattttgatttggacttcaaataatcataaagaaatattgaaCACAATGATGGAactataacaattcatacataatataatcatggacatggaccttaatttatcatgagcatggtattgaaacctagttttgtattgaaaccctagtttagtagagaaatcataattttatggattttgaggcgtggggaagaacaatgatgttccatTTACGTAGATAGTAATTTTCtacatacaagtaatgcctcaaacttgaattaaagactttaactttgaagaggatttccaaaatcttgaattcttgaaccttgtagggttcttgaggcttgggacttgttcttattgactttaggttaatttttcgtgaatgtatttgaaataaaacccatattaatttaattatataacttaaaacgcgtatTGATTCCCGACCTTTTGACCCCTTACTTTGGCGATGGTTTATGCGGGTGCATCGTTATCAGTGAAACATTTGTAGTTGATTTGGGAAGCTAAAAACTGGAGTTGCGCGATCTCTCCGCTATGATCGGGAAGATCGCGCGCTCTCTCCCCGCGTTTCCAAGAAAGCGACGGGGTCGGTTTTCTATtgttcggtaaaatgggcataacttctcGTACATAACTCGTTCAAGACCCATAATatcgttggaaagctatttcaaagggatacaactttcattttcaaggttcctcaaattcccaacggatttgcACGAAAGTGATGTTGGAAGTCGGACGTATCgaaaacttgatttttgattCTATAGGATTTTgctttactattagccatattgagatgatcatatctccttgatccgATCTCTCATggcttggtccttatatcgttgaaaggtatttctacataagtaactttcattaagggtactttcccaaatttcaacTTTGATAATGAGTTATCTTTTTCCTAAGGTAGGtgtatcaaccattttcgcaaaacgttcaaaccttcagtttttccgctaaaactctaatgcTATGAGTCTAAACTTAGTTCCAAGATGCAGGGTGTTACAGTAAGTCCCCGAACTTCTTCGTAGTGGCTCCCTTGCACGCCTCATTTCACAGGGAACCACAAAGTGGCTctatttcattatattccatCCATATCCCGATTCCATTCATTTAATATCCTTTTCATGTCATTGACTTAACAGATGTCGTTTCTAAGCCTTAAATCCATGGAAAAAAGTTGCTAggcatttttaattttttctattttgactTCTATCAAATTTCTTTCTTTGCTACAGCTGATAAAAATCGTTGTTTTAGACGATGCATATGTAGAAAGCCTATTTGGCTCTAGTAGTTACTTtactagattttttttcttttctttctgtaGTGGAGATAGTCGCACGTAATGACAGATCACGGccatattataattattttctaaaaataaatataagccACTTAAATTGATACGGagataattataattattttcttataaaaaatgtaACACGCTTAAATTGGCACGGAGGGATATTATTTTTTCGAAGCATAAGTTAAGtgttatattttttgttgtcatagaaaatgataataattattttctaaatctTATATATCGGACacaaaaaatgattaaattatatatcaaaaagaaaagcaaGACACTTCAATTGATACGAATTTGGGATATTTTTTTCGTAGGCATAAGCTAATTTTATATGTTTGGTTatcttaaaaattaattataattatttttataaaaatgtaagacacttaaattgacaTGAAGGGGTACTTAAATTGACATGAAGGGGATATTATTTCGAAGCATAAGCTTAGTGTTATATTTCTTGTTGTCATAGAAAATGATTATGATTGTTTTCTAAATCTTATATCTTTGgttgttttaaaaaatgattaaattattttctagcctaattttatatgtttggttatcttaaaaattaattataattatttttataaaaatgtaagacacttaaattgatatGAAGGGGATATTATTTTGGAGCATAATCTTGGAAGTGTTATATTTCTTGTTGTCATAgaaaatgattatgattattttcTAAATCTTATATCTTCGgttgttttaaaaaatgattaaattattttctaaaaagaaaagcaaaacaaTTAAATTGATACGAATGGGATGTTTTTTTGAAGCATAAGCTaaatcttatatttttggttaTCTTAAAAAAATCTACAATTATTTTCTATAAAAGAAAGTAAGCAACTTAAATTGATACGAAAGGATATTGTTTTTCCTTACATATGCTAggtattataattttattataacgaaaatgattataattatttacGAATATTACATTTTGTtgccttaaaaaataattataattatttctaaaaagaaaagtaagacacctAATTAATACGGAGgggatattatttttcataagcTAAGTCTCTTTTTTGGTTGtcttagaaaataattataattatgcGCAAAGAAGTATAAAACACTTAAAATGATACAGAGatgttattattttcttaagcaTAAGTAAGTATAACTTATATGTTTGGTTATCTTATAAATAAgtataactatttttttattaaaaaaagtaaGACATTTAAATTAATATGagggatattatttttttctaagtataagctaagtgttatatttttggttgtcttagaaatgattataattattttttagaaagaaaagtaagacacgtAAATTAATACGAGGGGATAAGcctatatttttttagaaaatatatatgatcttttttaagacaatcaataaatataaaacttagCTCATTAATGATGCAACGCAAATAGACATGACAAACCTTCTTTAATAAAGAATTTATGTGagagattttcatttttaatccgTTGGTGTAAAAAGATTGATCCCTTtccatatttgaaaataatttagaGATTGATTTAAGGAAAACAAAATATACATCtcattttaaggaaaaaaaaaaaaaacttactttTGAGCTTAAGCTATTCCTATGtaaaaaggttcacataaattaaaggggGAGGGGAGTATATAAGTTGATGCCCTAGCCTATTCTTAGACCGTGGATTAGTTTGGAAAAATTTGTCTTTGCACCACAAATCTATTTATGGcgttaaaattttttttttttttttttttttaaagctcgGGTAAAATGAAACGGGAAATTAACTACCTATTTtacatggaataagcataaaAAATTGCTAAAGGTATTTtatatcccttttttttttcttgaaaaaaaaattttttatcgagtcattttggttccggactcactTTTGTCCTTTAGTTATTATGTACTCCtttcgtctcaatttatgcatatagtttgattaggcacggagtataagaaagaaataaagatttttgaaacttatgatcCAAAATAAGCCATATATATCCGTGTGGCTGTGcaattttgataaaaaatttaCACAATAAGTTATGCTCAGCGTCAAACGTTAGCAATTGAACCCATCACTAATGTGCTACATACGCCTCTCTATATAAATACAATATGCATTCTTATTTTAGTTTACagtttttttggttaaatttttaatttacagTTATTTCATAGTTGAGCAGCGCTTTTGTCAAACTAGATATAATTTAAACAGTAAAATATAAATTGGTCACCCCATTAAacctttaaaaaatttattataaaatagCGCCACTTGCCATATCATATCAACTCATTTTATTTGTTAGTGAAATCTTTACTTCTCAATGTGGGACTTTTCAGCGTGAATAGGGATTTAGTCGGATCACAATACGGTATCGGACGCCGAgcgagaaataaaaaaaatatggactCATTTTATCAAATAACCCTAAAGATTCCTTATGCTATATATGGAGTAATTTTTTTCGTCTACAATTACCTAAAAGCTagtcaattttcttttttagcaTCCAAAAGCTTGTCAATTTGATTCTTTAATAGTAGCAAAAGTTGTTGACACATCTGTGTCAAATGTTCATTAACCTTTTTTTAAGGGTCCGTGAGCTAATATTAAATGGctgatttcatttttcttttgtcatatttataggtaTGCACAGGCTTAAAGAAAAAGTTTATAGTTAATATATTTTCACTGTTGCATTCTAAGAAATGTTAgagtttgttaaatatttggCGCCAATAGAAGTATtcatttttaataatttaaatgacTAAAATTGCTTAGGTATcgtataaatataaaaaatataaatcttCCCTAAATATAATGGGATCATTTTTATCAATTCCTCATAGGAATAAAGTGAAACAATAAAATACAAATgtgtaataaataataaaaacaatattTTTGCTGTGTACAATTACCTAAAGCAAATTTCATGTCAAGCACTTCTAGGCAAGTTTCATCTCTATTCGCGACTAAACTTTATACTATGTTTTTGTTTAGAAAATTAGTAATGAAAATGTGCAAGTTGAGTATTTGCATCCGTGATGCATGCTGTTTACTCGGAGAGGTTATGCTACtgaaaaattgtttaaaaaaatgagtCTTTTCCTTAATTTTGTTAAAGAATGTTGTTTAAGTAGAGTTATATTTGCTAGTGTAGGAAAGGTTCgtgtgttgttgatgattcGTTAAAATTAGTTATGTTTATAGTTGATACTACAAGTGAAAATCATTTAATTTGTGCTTGGTAGAAAATATTTGGTCCGAGCtaaataagtgattttcttcattttcttatatttgatacgctaaagaaaaagttgaaaaatgtcattttaagaaATGTTAGAGTTGCGTTATATATTCaaagaaaattcatttttaataatttaaatgacTAAAATTGCTTAggaatagtaataaatataaaaaatataaatcttTCCTAAATATAATGGGATCATTTTTTATCAATTTCTCATAGGCATAGTGTGGATGGATAGTGCGGGGGTGAGTTGGAGATgcgttgatgtgtttttatttaggaaaacattttccaagatATTTAATGCaaccaaacaagagaaaataggaaaacattttccctCATCCCAAACAAACCCCTAGTATTAGGAAACAAGAAGGTATAAGGAACAGAATATGATTTACTTGAAAGTAACCTTAATATGTAAGGTTTACATTTTGGAAGCAAAAAAGTAGTAACAAGAATACATGAAAGACTCAACATAATAAAACCAAACATTTCTCCAGTAGGGGTTAACCCAGAGGACTACAATCACTACGAGCACCACATTTGCATATGCCACAAGAAAGGAAATATAGAACGACTCCATATCTAGAAAACCAGTATCTTCTTCACAACAATCTGGTCCAGGAGGTGACATTGGTATCTCTTTAGTCTCCATGCAACTGATATGTAATGGAAGACCACAAAGAAAAGGATTTCCCTCATAACTGCTTTCATTAAAAGTTCCAAACTGTGCCGTCCTCTGTGGAGTCATACCTGTTAGATTATTATGTGCCACGCTAAACACTGCTAGAGTTGTCAATTCTAGAAGTTGAGTGGGAATCCTTCCAGTCAAGTTGTTGTATGATAGGTCCAAACTCTCAATATTTTTGAGATTCAAAAATTGTGACGGTATCGCTCCAGTAAGGTGGTTATGTGACAAGTTCAGAGAATGAATTTGGGTAAGATTACTGAGCTCCTTAGGTATTTGACCACTTAATTGGTTGCAAGAAAGATCAATTCCGtacatataataaaaaattCTACCTTCGTAggaatatgtattatatttggtcGTAAACTCTGCTCGAACCCATGCATAGTTATCTAAGATAAATTATCGATGTTCGAATATCGAGGGGAGTGTTACATCTATCATGGCATCTCCTCCAAACGTCTGGGATCCTGAATATCCAAATGATGAACTACTGAAAGCGTATACTTCTCTCTCCCATGCTTTTTGCATTATGTTCCCAAAGCAATAAGGAATAGGTCCCGAGAGATTATTGTGAGAAAGATCCATAATTCTCAATTCACTTGCATGACACAATTCTGTGGGAATGGTGCCTTGCAGATGATTTCCTTTCAAGAGTAAGGTGGTTATCTCAAGACTGCCTAGCCACTTTGGAATTGAACCACTAAAATTGTTATCTCCAAGATCTAACAACTTCAAATGCGAGCAATTTGAGAACATATGGAGTTCGCCTTGTAGCAAGTTTTTGCTCAAATAGACATGTTCTAGGTTTAGGGAAGAACTGAAACATGATGGAATTGCACCAACAAGGTTGTTTTCAGAGAGATCCAAGACCTCAAGTCCTTGAAGTCTACAATAATCAGGTGGAATATGTCCCTTTAGATGGTTTCTAGACAATGCAAGGTAGGTTAAGGAGGAGATATTACCAAGCCAGGCTGGTATGTTTCCTGACAATTTGTTGTAACTTAAGTCCAATGTAATTAAAGGAGCAGTGGATAACTTCTGTGGAATTGGCCCGAAGAAGTTGTTCCCATCCAAGTATAAATATTGGAAATTGTTGATGTTAGCTGAAACTGGAAATATTTCCCCTTTCAACATGTTATTCGACAATCTCAGAAAATATAACTTGGATCCTTCACGAGCAAGTGCAATCGGTAGGTCTCTTGTTAACTTATTGTATGACAAATCCAAGTATACAAGGTCTTTCATGTCACCAAAACTTGAAGGCAACAAGCCTTCAAGCATATTGTTGGACATTGTTGATATCACGAGATTTGGGAAAATGGACCCAATGTCAGGAGAAAGTTTCCCTCGAATCTTGTTGTTTGAGATATCAAAAGCTTTCAGATTAGGAAGGAATGGCAATTGAAGAGATCCAGCGAATGCATTTCCATCCAAGTAAACTTCTCCAAGTCTAGAATTGTTTTCTAACAACCAATTTGGAAAGTCTCCACCAATGTTGCATTTCGAGAGATGAAGCAGTCTTAgatgatgttgataatgaaggAAACTTGGCATTTGAGAGCAGTTGGATAAAGATAAGGCTTCTAAATGAAACTTTGGGATCCAACTTTTAGAAGAAGTTTGTCCAATTACTGAGTTTTGGTCAGCAAAGACAAACTTAAGTTTTGAATGGTTAGCAAATGACTCGAATGAAATTGGTATCTCAAAGTTGTTGTTTGCTAACAAGAGATATTCAAGGGACAACAGACTTGAAAGTGGAGATGAGGCAATGTTTCCTGTAAACTGATTTTGAGTGAGATCAATTACCCGAAGATATGTTAAGTTTCCAAGACATGTGGGGAGTTTTCTAGTGAAGCTGTTTCCGCTGAGACTTTGTTCTTCAAGATATTTTAGATCACACAAGCCTACAGAATGAACTAGTAGATAATTGTTATACATGTTCTATTTTGTTGTTATACAGAAATATAGGATACATGCAAACCAAAATGACCATGTAACTTTAAGAAATAAGAGGCTAAGTAGGAAAAATAAAGTGTTGTAGACTAAGCCAGAATTTCATTGTAAGCTATAATAAACATCTTCTCCTATTCAATTGTTTAggttttaaacttttttttttttttttttttttttttttgagaaagaaTTTTAAACTGTTTATATTAATCCGTCATAATGTTTGTAGATCAGTCTTAGTAGAGCAGGCACTTGACCTAATACATCATTTGCTCGAATTTTCAACAAggaaaagtgcttttcaaaaaatttcatgaaatataataatctCCCTCAAAATTCTTCAAAGAAAATAATCATATTGTCCCTTTGGGGACATCTTAATAAATTGAAACATCTAGGAAGATGATAATGctccaaatataaaaaagaaaatggacattaatctatatatataatataaagctaaaAAATGATCAAGGTTTTGAAATCTCTCTATGACATTGAGCCAAATTTTTTACTCATTTATCATTTTGAAATGACTTTGTTTCTGTCATATTGTTGTTAACCTTAGTATTTTAAATAGCTCAAATATTATAGACAAtcacaaaaatagaaaatatactTCTCCTAATGGATAAATATCGCCCCATGGAACCAAAATTCTGAAATTTTATCCTCTTTCCACAAGATTAATGTGACATTTCGACGTAGCACCATCTAGGAAGACGATAATGAGTAAAAACACAATTAATTGTGCCATATGTTCATGCAACTCCCATTCAAATTAATTAGgttaatcatgtcatcatatatatgtatatatatatatatatatatatatattatcatatatatatatatatatatatatatatatatatatatatatatatatatatatatatagcttgaaAAGTTAGATTATAAAATGACCTATCAAATATTGAACGACCAATTTACTCTTTATTTTAACACTACTCCTATAATCTTTCTATACtaaaaaaggtaaatttaattACCTTTCcataaataaaaagtaaatggtaaataacaaaacaatataattaatttggtaCATTAGTATGTAGTTATTCCGAATGGAAATTGAGATGTTATTTCAATTATTGGTATTGAAGACATCGATGTCATTCACACACTAATATTAATGTATTCTTCCAAGACTTTCAAAAGTCACATTAATTCATAATCTTACATTTTTCCATGCAAAACTTTGGCGGTGCACTGCACATAATTTGTCATCAATGATGATGAAGTTACAGAAGATTAAAGCGTTATTATTGAAATTAGCTTTTCAACTTCTTGCATCGTAACCTACAAATTTTCTACCATT contains:
- the LOC132060548 gene encoding cuscuta receptor 1-like, with protein sequence MYGIDLSCNQLSGQIPKELSNLTQIHSLNLSHNHLTGAIPSQFLNLKNIESLDLSYNNLTGRIPTQLLELTTLAVFSVAHNNLTGMTPQRTAQFGTFNESSYEGNPFLCGLPLHISCMETKEIPMSPPGPDCCEEDTGFLDMESFYISFLVAYANVVLVVIVVLWVNPYWRNVWFYYVESFMYSCYYFFASKM
- the LOC132060437 gene encoding cuscuta receptor 1-like; this encodes MHISSGRLSVSDKLEILDLSYNEWDENVPSVLELNTSRTALKKLDIRHNGWSFIPNEELGALRNIEYLLLDGNTLDENFLRSSGVMSSLKVLSVAGCNLNGTLPLQGLCDLKYLEEQSLSGNSFTRKLPTCLGNLTYLRVIDLTQNQFTGNIASSPLSSLLSLEYLLLANNNFEIPISFESFANHSKLKFVFADQNSVIGQTSSKSWIPKFHLEALSLSNCSQMPSFLHYQHHLRLLHLSKCNIGGDFPNWLLENNSRLGEVYLDGNAFAGSLQLPFLPNLKAFDISNNKIRGKLSPDIGSIFPNLVISTMSNNMLEGLLPSSFGDMKDLVYLDLSYNKLTRDLPIALAREGSKLYFLRLSNNMLKGEIFPVSANINNFQYLYLDGNNFFGPIPQKLSTAPLITLDLSYNKLSGNIPAWLGNISSLTYLALSRNHLKGHIPPDYCRLQGLEVLDLSENNLVGAIPSCFSSSLNLEHVYLSKNLLQGELHMFSNCSHLKLLDLGDNNFSGSIPKWLGSLEITTLLLKGNHLQGTIPTELCHASELRIMDLSHNNLSGPIPYCFGNIMQKAWEREVYAFSSSSFGYSGSQTFGGDAMIDVTLPSIFEHR